In the genome of Elusimicrobiota bacterium, one region contains:
- a CDS encoding peptidylprolyl isomerase: protein MKVLNRIWGFKLKNYSIVSAVLTASAVMLSGAEVLEKTVATVNGEALYQSDFEANVGNVLDDLRRAAPGELMDAQVEEIRSKVLAQMIDDLLLLQESKRRGVKVYAKDIETGVAEVKNRFKKDEEGRPVAEADADKAFQAELRRQRLSLTDFEERIKKQLHVIKLVDTQVKSKVEMPSENEVRSFFDQVKGVVASSAAAGNLRVGEEERQEILKLAQLFRDRTTERVRARHILIKVGPKAPMAEKSKALSALKSIKKEADAGADFAELARKHSQDTESAKKGGDLGYFIKGWMVPEFEQAAFSLPVGDVSNPVETEFGYHLILVEEKRAKTPLRFDEVQEDLASYLQQRNFQKKLKDLVDGLRVKATIKVLNDPAKTTSAP from the coding sequence ATGAAAGTCTTAAACCGTATTTGGGGCTTTAAGCTCAAAAATTATTCGATTGTTTCGGCTGTTTTGACGGCATCAGCCGTTATGTTGTCCGGCGCTGAAGTTCTGGAAAAAACCGTAGCCACGGTCAACGGCGAAGCGCTTTATCAAAGCGATTTCGAGGCGAATGTCGGCAATGTGCTGGACGATTTAAGGCGAGCCGCGCCCGGTGAATTGATGGACGCCCAGGTGGAAGAAATCCGTTCCAAAGTGCTGGCTCAAATGATCGATGATTTGCTGCTCCTCCAGGAATCGAAGCGCCGGGGGGTTAAAGTCTACGCCAAGGATATCGAAACCGGCGTCGCTGAAGTCAAAAATCGTTTCAAGAAAGACGAAGAAGGGCGTCCCGTGGCCGAGGCGGATGCGGATAAGGCGTTTCAAGCGGAACTCCGGCGCCAGCGGCTTTCATTGACCGATTTTGAGGAACGCATCAAAAAACAGCTCCATGTCATCAAGCTGGTGGACACTCAAGTCAAATCCAAGGTGGAGATGCCTTCGGAGAACGAAGTTCGCAGTTTTTTCGATCAGGTTAAGGGCGTCGTCGCTTCATCGGCCGCGGCCGGGAATCTGCGCGTCGGCGAGGAAGAGCGCCAGGAAATTTTAAAGCTTGCCCAGCTGTTCCGCGATCGCACCACGGAGCGCGTTCGGGCCAGGCATATTCTGATTAAAGTGGGACCCAAGGCTCCCATGGCCGAGAAAAGCAAGGCGCTGAGCGCTTTAAAATCAATCAAGAAAGAGGCCGATGCCGGCGCTGATTTCGCTGAGCTGGCGAGAAAACATTCCCAAGATACGGAGTCGGCCAAAAAAGGCGGCGACCTGGGGTACTTTATCAAGGGTTGGATGGTTCCTGAATTCGAACAAGCGGCTTTCAGCCTGCCGGTCGGCGATGTCTCCAATCCCGTGGAAACAGAGTTCGGTTATCATTTGATCTTGGTCGAAGAGAAACGGGCCAAGACGCCTCTGCGTTTCGACGAGGTGCAGGAAGACCTGGCGTCTTATCTCCAGCAGCGCAATTTCCAGAAGAAGCTTAAGGACCTTGTCGACGGGCTTCGTGTCAAGGCTACGATCAAAGTCTTGAACGATCCCGCGAAAACCACGAGCGCTCCTTAA
- a CDS encoding acyl-CoA carboxylase subunit beta has protein sequence MTSKTRAQEFKEKVERALAGGGPEKVKMQKERGKLLARERIDYLLDPGSFQELGLLVKTDAAEFGLKDKELPGDGVVTGLGRIHGRPVAVYAQDFTVLGGTLGLAQAHKIARLMDVALESRMPIIGLADSGGARIQEGVNSLGGYGEVFYRNVQASGLVPQISAILGPCAGGAVYSPGLTDFIFMVEGISHMFITGPEVVRQATGEITDFDSLGGAHVHGERSGVCHFIASSEEDCFRTIRELIGYLPAHSGEPPPEAASKDDPRRPSAKLEELAGQDPRKPFDVRTAIREIADEGSFLEVARSFAANLVVGFGRLNGHAVGFVANNSSHLAGSLDISASHKGARFVRFCDAFNIPVVTLVDVPGYWPGLTEEHGGIIVHGSKLLFAYCESTVPKVTVILRKAYGGAYDVMGSKHLGADVNFAWPNAEIAVMGPEGAAQILYSREIANAPDPESYLSEKIAAYRSHFANPWIAAQKGYLDEVIEPAHTREKIIGALEFLLTGNPRRSMLPRKHTNVPL, from the coding sequence ATGACGTCAAAAACCAGGGCGCAGGAATTCAAGGAAAAAGTCGAGCGCGCGTTGGCGGGCGGCGGTCCCGAGAAGGTCAAGATGCAGAAGGAGCGGGGCAAGCTGTTAGCCAGGGAGCGCATCGATTATTTGCTCGATCCGGGCTCGTTCCAGGAATTAGGTTTGTTGGTCAAGACGGATGCCGCTGAATTCGGGCTCAAGGACAAGGAGCTTCCGGGAGACGGCGTGGTCACGGGCCTGGGGCGCATCCATGGGCGGCCTGTGGCCGTCTATGCCCAGGATTTCACTGTTTTAGGCGGTACGCTTGGTTTGGCCCAGGCCCATAAAATCGCCCGTCTGATGGACGTAGCGCTTGAAAGCCGCATGCCCATTATCGGGCTCGCGGATTCCGGGGGCGCCCGCATTCAGGAAGGAGTCAATTCCCTGGGCGGTTACGGCGAGGTTTTTTACCGCAATGTCCAGGCCTCCGGGCTTGTGCCTCAGATTTCCGCTATTTTGGGGCCTTGCGCCGGCGGGGCCGTTTACTCCCCAGGGTTGACCGATTTCATTTTCATGGTGGAAGGCATTTCGCATATGTTTATCACCGGTCCCGAAGTCGTTCGTCAAGCAACTGGAGAAATTACGGATTTCGATTCATTGGGCGGCGCGCATGTGCACGGCGAGAGAAGCGGGGTTTGCCATTTCATCGCCTCGAGCGAGGAGGATTGCTTCCGCACCATCAGGGAATTGATCGGCTATTTGCCCGCTCATTCCGGCGAGCCGCCGCCTGAGGCCGCAAGTAAGGATGATCCGCGCAGGCCCAGCGCCAAGCTCGAGGAATTGGCGGGGCAAGATCCCAGGAAACCCTTCGATGTCCGGACGGCCATCCGGGAGATTGCCGATGAGGGGAGTTTTCTGGAAGTCGCCCGTTCATTCGCCGCAAATTTGGTCGTTGGTTTCGGCCGTTTAAACGGGCATGCGGTGGGTTTCGTGGCGAATAATTCTTCTCATCTGGCCGGGAGTCTCGATATTTCAGCCAGCCACAAAGGAGCCCGTTTCGTGCGTTTTTGCGACGCGTTCAATATCCCCGTCGTGACCTTGGTCGATGTTCCCGGCTATTGGCCCGGTTTGACCGAGGAGCATGGCGGAATTATCGTGCATGGCTCCAAGTTGTTGTTCGCTTATTGCGAATCAACGGTGCCTAAGGTTACGGTTATTTTGAGGAAAGCCTATGGCGGGGCCTATGATGTGATGGGATCCAAGCATTTGGGCGCGGACGTCAACTTCGCCTGGCCTAATGCCGAAATCGCGGTCATGGGTCCCGAAGGCGCGGCTCAGATTCTTTATTCCCGGGAAATCGCAAACGCGCCCGATCCGGAGAGTTATTTGTCCGAAAAGATCGCCGCTTATCGCAGCCATTTCGCCAACCCGTGGATTGCGGCTCAAAAAGGCTACCTCGATGAAGTGATCGAGCCTGCGCATACCCGCGAAAAAATCATCGGAGCCTTGGAATTTCTGTTGACCGGCAATCCCCGGCGTTCCATGTTGCCCAGGAAACACACGAATGTTCCGTTATGA
- the lptC gene encoding LPS export ABC transporter periplasmic protein LptC, translating into MMEFKMANYEGARLAYSLEGRRADLLERQETALIDAPLLKIYQQETQGKLLAEARGASGTLDLATKNIVLEGSVVYHVIPREQRLNTSKLIYRTAEHEMEVPEGTGYTLRTPQGTVDGSGLVAKEDLTQ; encoded by the coding sequence ATGATGGAGTTTAAAATGGCCAATTACGAGGGCGCCCGCTTGGCGTACAGCCTGGAGGGCCGCCGGGCCGATTTGTTGGAGCGGCAGGAAACCGCGCTCATCGACGCCCCGTTGCTGAAGATTTATCAGCAAGAAACACAGGGCAAACTTCTGGCCGAAGCGCGCGGCGCTTCAGGGACGTTGGATTTGGCGACCAAGAATATCGTGTTGGAAGGTTCCGTCGTTTATCATGTGATCCCCAGGGAGCAGCGCCTAAACACGTCGAAATTAATTTATCGGACGGCCGAGCATGAGATGGAAGTTCCGGAAGGAACCGGTTATACCCTTCGCACGCCTCAAGGAACCGTTGATGGCTCGGGTTTGGTGGCCAAAGAAGATTTGACGCAATGA
- a CDS encoding peptidylprolyl isomerase, translating into MRRIFGILAFCSLLSVSCARNSVKPGAGDQDAVLLKLGPVYLTKAEMEARILEMGPEYVPYLRTGQGRKTLLEAVLKQKILVRAALDRGLGDRQDIKDEIVRLKKEQERALRLYRESLLADRLIEDLREREIQISDDEIAAYYNDHRHLYAVRQILVADKKKAEDLFEGLRGKNPAQAQVEFGRLAALHSLDSRSAKAGGKIPPFLEGELDESFARATAALKPGQVSPPVETKVGYHLIHLENTAPVSFNDEYKERARRILERKKMDVLMELWKDKYVVEVRDESLKPYLGL; encoded by the coding sequence GTGCGCCGGATTTTTGGGATTCTTGCCTTCTGTTCTCTATTGTCCGTTTCTTGCGCCCGTAATAGCGTTAAGCCGGGCGCCGGCGATCAGGATGCTGTTTTGCTTAAACTCGGGCCCGTTTATTTGACCAAGGCGGAGATGGAAGCGCGCATCTTGGAAATGGGCCCGGAGTACGTGCCTTATCTGCGAACCGGGCAAGGCAGAAAAACCCTGCTCGAAGCCGTTCTGAAGCAGAAAATTTTGGTTCGCGCGGCTTTAGACCGGGGTTTGGGCGACCGGCAGGATATTAAAGACGAGATCGTCAGGCTCAAAAAAGAGCAGGAGAGGGCCCTGAGGCTTTACAGGGAGAGCTTGTTGGCCGATCGCTTGATCGAAGATTTGAGGGAGCGGGAAATTCAGATATCAGACGATGAAATCGCCGCTTATTATAACGATCACCGGCATCTTTATGCGGTGCGCCAAATTTTGGTCGCGGACAAGAAAAAAGCTGAGGATCTGTTCGAAGGGCTGCGCGGCAAAAATCCAGCCCAAGCGCAAGTGGAATTCGGGCGTTTGGCCGCTTTGCATTCCCTTGATTCGCGCAGCGCAAAGGCGGGCGGCAAAATCCCTCCGTTTTTGGAAGGCGAGCTCGATGAGAGCTTCGCGCGCGCGACCGCGGCTTTAAAACCAGGGCAGGTTTCGCCGCCGGTCGAAACTAAAGTCGGGTATCATTTGATTCATCTTGAGAACACCGCGCCCGTTTCGTTCAACGACGAATATAAAGAGCGGGCTCGCAGGATTTTGGAGCGCAAGAAAATGGATGTCTTGATGGAACTATGGAAAGACAAATATGTGGTGGAGGTGCGTGATGAAAGTCTTAAACCGTATTTGGGGCTTTAA
- the lptB gene encoding LPS export ABC transporter ATP-binding protein, producing the protein MILEAKGLVHFYGKRKVLEEVHLKAAAGEIVGLLGPNGAGKTTCFRILAGLMRPTSGEVYLDGKSVTRLAVYRRSRLGLGYLPQESSIFRALTVLENIMLVLAMKGVRSAATEKRALEILEEFRLGHVARQKSHTLSGGERRRLEIARAVTAAPKILMLDEPFTGIDPVTVDDLRSLLGELKRRGIGIVLTDHNARETLKVIDRSYLIHSGKVLLEGDARTLLNDERARRLYLGWEMSL; encoded by the coding sequence GTGATTCTTGAAGCGAAGGGCCTGGTGCATTTTTACGGCAAACGCAAGGTGCTGGAAGAAGTCCACTTGAAGGCCGCCGCCGGAGAAATCGTCGGCCTTTTGGGGCCCAACGGCGCGGGCAAGACCACATGCTTTCGAATTTTGGCCGGACTCATGCGGCCCACTTCCGGCGAGGTTTATCTGGACGGAAAATCCGTGACCCGGTTGGCCGTTTACCGGCGCTCCCGCCTTGGGCTTGGTTATTTGCCTCAGGAAAGTTCCATTTTTCGGGCGTTGACGGTTCTGGAAAACATCATGCTGGTCTTGGCCATGAAGGGCGTCCGGTCCGCGGCGACCGAGAAACGGGCTTTGGAAATTTTGGAAGAATTTCGTTTGGGCCATGTCGCCCGCCAAAAAAGTCATACGCTTTCAGGCGGTGAGCGGCGCCGCCTTGAAATCGCGCGGGCCGTGACGGCCGCCCCCAAGATTTTGATGCTGGATGAGCCGTTTACCGGCATTGATCCCGTGACTGTGGATGATTTGCGCAGCCTGTTGGGTGAATTGAAACGCCGGGGTATCGGTATCGTGTTGACGGATCACAACGCCCGCGAGACGCTCAAGGTGATCGACCGTTCCTATCTTATTCATAGCGGTAAGGTGTTGCTCGAAGGCGACGCCCGAACTCTTTTAAACGACGAGCGCGCCCGGCGGCTTTATTTAGGCTGGGAAATGAGCCTCTAG